CACTTCCAAATATAAAACCAGTATCCTCCCAGTAGAGAACAGGATTCAATAGAAAGTATTTTTGCCGGTGTACACAATGGCACAGCCAGCATCGCTCGTTAGTATGTGCCGGGTATATCGTCTCAACTATCACTATCGGTCATGAAAACTCGTATTGTATTTCTGCTCATTGCTTTACCACTCCTATTTTCAAATGTGGTTGCACAAAGTCAGCTACAGACAAACAACTTCCCAATTGGAGGGTTTGTCTTCGGTCTCGATCTTCAGCCAAATAGCTACATGACTCCGGCTGAGACGCAAGAACGCGACGTATTGCGCACAAGCAAACTGGTCAACAAATACTTGCTTGCGGGCTTTAATACGAATTACTTTATTGACGGTTCCGAATGGGGTAGTAGTACGCATATTGATCTTGCACATCAGATGCAATTTCGACGCCCCTTCACGAACACCTCACAGTATAACAATACGTTGCATTATTATGAAGGTCTAAAGGATAGTTGGTTCCAAACCTACTTGGGAGGAAAAGGTATTAACCCCTGCGTAGAACAACGATATTTCGTATCAACCTATCTCACGCTTGGAGCTGAGTTCGATCCATATAATCAGATAAAAACACCAAGCGAGTATGATTTTGAAACATTTGAACGACTGCTTACAAAGGCCGGCAATGGAGATGAAGCTCAAACATCTTATAAGTGGTATGAAACAGTCGTAGATAACAATGGCACCCCCCAACGGAAGTTGGTAGATCATCGAATGGGGATGCGTCAACTTAATGGTGAATGGTGGATACGTCGATCCGATGTTCAATCTGGAACAGATGCAATCACATTTAAAGAGTGGCCAACATACATTGGTGATCCTGTTCCCGATCAGCCGTTGGGTTATTATTGGCCTCGTCATGTAAGCGGACCTGATCAAAAATTGAGTAAAAAGAATCCGACAAATAAAGATGAAGCAGGCTATCCTTTCCAGATCCAGCCAACACAAGCTCAGATTAATCAGCAGTTGTCCCATGAAAGTGCGGGCCTTCCTGATGAGTGGGAATTCATAACTGACGTTAATGGCCACAAAGTTATTGCAGACCATCAATTTTCAAACGACTCACTCAGGATGTATTTTATTTACCGTCTTGATGAAAATGAGTATTTTGATGATGACGACAGGACTGAAGCACCTCTCAAGGATAATTTGTATGGGAATATTCCACTCTATACAATAAAAGTGGAGTTGACGTATATTAAAAAACTAAACACATTTCCTGTGTCGTATCAAACATTAAGTCAACAGCCGTCATGGAATGTTTCGCGAACTTTTGATTTGACGTGGGACGATTATCGATATTTCCATCAGGATAATAATTCTCCGAGCAATACACATCTGACATCCTTTGCAGGTCGTCAATATGCAATGTTTCCATGTCCTTTTCAAACACCGGAACATGAACATCCACAACCATACATGGAGATTCCGCTCACACACACTGACGGTGACGATTTATATGTAGCTAATAGCATACAAGTCCACTTGATTTCCAAGGGACATGTCGGTATCTATCCGCGTGGGTTTATTTTGCGATCAAAAATTGCAGATGAGATCGTTACAGGTTACTTAGATAATATATTGAGTAAATTAGTTCAAAACACGGTTGCCAACACTTCAGACCCTGATACACATCTTCCTCCACCGTCTCTGGCTGCGCTAACCACTGCTGGTGAAAGTATTTGGCCTTCGTACAGAGCATTAGCTTACATAGACAACATGTTTAATAACCAGCCAACAGTGGATGGGAAGAAATTTGGACGGCATTTATTATCATTTCAATCATCTCCTGTTGGGGCAAACTATCATTTTCTCAGAAGTATATTCTACGATCAGAACGGCGCTTCCTATCCTGCCCCTGTTATTGTGCAAGAGATATTCGACATGTACCAAAAAGGTCTTGTAGATAAAGTTGGCAATGATATTCGACCATTATTCCCCAGTGACGGCTTATCGGCACAAATGCGGCATTTCCAAGGAACAAGCCCATCTCTCAGCTTTCTCGATCTTGGGTTCGGTGTTGCAGGCTGGAGCAATTGGCCGCACTTGACCGACTGGCGAAGCGACATAGGCTTATTGACTTCCACTACCGATGCGAATGCGTTACCAGCCTTTAAACAGTCAGAATACTCAAAGTATGTAGATACAATGCATGCCCATCTTATGACATCCGATAGGGACCATGCAGAGGCCTCGCATGCGGCATATACTGTTAAACAAAACCTTGCAGCCGATGCAACATCCGGGACATGGTATTCTCTTCTGTCTACAATTGGTGGTGTACGACTACCTCGTCCAGATGCATTCACCTTATCAACTGTTTACAGTGCACTAACGAGTTTTACTGGGACTCCTAGTCAGAATGCTCAAAACTATATTGACAATATTTGGAATCCATTATTTGAATATCAGCAGCAATTTCGGCTATTCCACGACCCAAATCATCCCCCTCAATATCCCGGTCCATTTCGCTTTGACCAATTATATCCGGCATCAGTATTTGATCTCTATAATCCTAAATGGGGAGGTAGTGACAAATTTGTATTTTCTGCGCGTTCACCAATATCGACAGAGATTCGAGCAGAAGGGTGGAATGCGTTATGTTGGGGTGCAAAGGGTATTTTCTTTAATACATTGGGAAGCGACGGCATCGAGCAAATGGGAATCTGCGATAATCACATGAATACGGATTTTGACGGATGGGAATATCAGGATGACCACGGACAGCTCAAGAAGGCTCGCTTTGTCGATACCTATCCAACAGCTCAGGTGTGTAATGCGAATACAGATCCCAATACAAACGACATCTTAAATACATATCTGTTGCCGAGACAACCAACAAACGTGTCAAAAAGGATCAGTTATCCCTATCGTCCGATCCATTTCGCCGATGACCCCAGTGCCGACCACATATGCGATAACCCCACAACTGTATTAGCAACAAGCGATGGGATGCTATTGTCGCCTATACAATGGATCCCATCCAGTGTCCCTGAAGATAAGATTACGGACTATATGAATAAGCAGTTTACTGTAGGTTCTACAGACGTTCAACTCATGCTTAAATCCAAAGGAACCTCGAACGGAGATGAACAGATGTTTCATATTGTAGCAGAAGATGGTAGTTTGATTCGGACGGATTCACGTAACCCTAATACCAATGACACCTGGGGGGGGCACTGGAAACCCTTGTATGAATTTACATCAGAAACCCACGCCTGTCAAGGTATTCCGCTTTGTTCAAGCAGTACAGTGCCTGGGCATAAGGAATGGCTTGCTACATTCTTTGGGAATGTACTAAAAGATCCGTCTAACCCTAACGATATCGAATATCATGACCCAGATGGGTGGTTTGACTTGCTTACATGGAAGCCTCACGATGTTACCGATGCAGGCACTCAAACACTAACAATACAACCAATTCGCCATACAAATGATGACGCGCCTTCAATCGATGCTTGGATTCCAACGTATTATGGCTATAAACAAAAATGGGCAGGTGCAACTCAACTTACAAAGGATATTAATGCAATCTCCACGTACCTCACTCGTTTTCAATGGCAGCGTGCGTTTACGGCTTCCGATTTGGGGAGTTTTGATGAACTAGACAGTAAACTAAATCAAGAACCTAAGTTTCCGATCAAGTCGATAAGGACCAACCCCGTACTTCCTTACGCATATAATATCGAATTTACATCACCGCAACATACATCGTTTGAGTACCACTTTGTTAAGGATGACCAAGCTCCGTTTGATGATATTAAGAAGACCCACCTTCAACTGGCGTTGTTTAAAGATCCTGTAATCCGCGATCCATTTAGCTTCTCATTTATTTTAGCAAACCAACGTACCTGGCCTATTCAATTCAAGCCAAACACAGACCCGGACCACGATGGTATTTGGCGCGATTTCATCTTAACGCAAGATAACACTGATTATCCCAATACGGAGACGTTACTTGGCGCTGTGGATGCACGCATCTGTAGCTTCACGATTAATCCAGATGCATATACAAATGTATCTCCCGCATTCCGACATGGGGATAAAGGTATATCGATGAGACTTTTAAACTTAGGGACAAAAAAACATACAGACTTTTTCTCAAATATTGATGCATCTACCCTGACAACGGTTCCTGTCGAATTCGCCCCCGGCCAGGGTAATCTATTCCGTCTGTATCCAGTCTTCAGTTTTATGACTACAGGTCGCGGTACAAGCGCGATTGCCTATAATAATGCCGGACATCTGAGCTCAAGTGAAAATAACACGCAACAACCCTCCATTACGTATGCGACAGAAGATCGAAATGGAATAGCAGTATCATACCCACAAAAAGATACTACAGATCCGAATATTCATAAGATGCTCCAATTGGCAGATTCACAAATTGTAGTGATCGACAGTTCTGGTCTATCTCATACACCAGCAGTGTGCGTATACCCAGGCGGACCTGGGGTTGGACTCGTCTACACCCTTGATAATGCGGGACCATCGAAGGATTCAACGTATGTCATATTCCGCTATGGGCCGGGTGCTTCCCCGTTGAATTATCCGGTTTCCGATACGCTCGATCGGTACAAAACATTTTCTGAATTGAAAGCAGCTCCGGCTATTGTGCCATCAAAGAGCCAAGGGCTATCCTTTTGGGTTTCATGGCGCCACCCAACTATGGGAGCGAAAATTGCAATTGTAAATAGCCTTGGACAAATTGTTGCACAGAATTCATTTTGGGCTGCAAATAAATTTGAGACTAAGTTTATATCACTGGCTTCCCACATGCAACAGATTGACTCTGGTGTGGTTGGAATTCCAGTCGATACATGCTATATTGCCTTTGAGGAAGGACAAGGTATTTCGTCAGATATTTACTTCGTTAAAGCATTTCACAGTGATAATGTAAATCCCACGCAAATAGGAACCGTTGGGATGAAAAACATCTCAAATGGGATGCCCTACTGCGAACATCATTTCCCGTGTATCAGCGTAACTCAAAAACGACATGTATATGTTGTTTGGGAGTCAACTCCGCCAGCAGTAATGCATGACAACCTCGATAGTGGTTTATTTAGGAGGCACTACACTGTATTGCGTGATCGGCCGGTTCAAGGGAAATGGTCACAGTTTACCTCATTCTTTGGTTTCGAGAGTAATTTCTACCCAATTCCACTGCTCGATACACTAAGTGTATCCCCAGTGATAACTGCGGCGGATCCTATCCCTGGTCCACCGCAAGCAGTGGAAGGAAGTAATTCTATCTGGCAGGACGAAGTACGAATGGCATGGAACAGCCCTATTGATAATACTATACGATTAGCACATTTTGGGAATTATGGTTTGAATACCATCCCCAAGTGGCAAATCGTGCCGATGCCCGAAACATCGCTTGAACCAGCAATGGCACCTCGTACAAGATTTAATGGCGTACTTCAGCCGTTGCTATTTAGAGACGATCTTCTTATGGACGATAGTAACTCTTATGCGGTTCATTTGACGCAATACAGTTTTCCGTTA
This region of Bacteroidota bacterium genomic DNA includes:
- a CDS encoding T9SS type A sorting domain-containing protein, with product MKTRIVFLLIALPLLFSNVVAQSQLQTNNFPIGGFVFGLDLQPNSYMTPAETQERDVLRTSKLVNKYLLAGFNTNYFIDGSEWGSSTHIDLAHQMQFRRPFTNTSQYNNTLHYYEGLKDSWFQTYLGGKGINPCVEQRYFVSTYLTLGAEFDPYNQIKTPSEYDFETFERLLTKAGNGDEAQTSYKWYETVVDNNGTPQRKLVDHRMGMRQLNGEWWIRRSDVQSGTDAITFKEWPTYIGDPVPDQPLGYYWPRHVSGPDQKLSKKNPTNKDEAGYPFQIQPTQAQINQQLSHESAGLPDEWEFITDVNGHKVIADHQFSNDSLRMYFIYRLDENEYFDDDDRTEAPLKDNLYGNIPLYTIKVELTYIKKLNTFPVSYQTLSQQPSWNVSRTFDLTWDDYRYFHQDNNSPSNTHLTSFAGRQYAMFPCPFQTPEHEHPQPYMEIPLTHTDGDDLYVANSIQVHLISKGHVGIYPRGFILRSKIADEIVTGYLDNILSKLVQNTVANTSDPDTHLPPPSLAALTTAGESIWPSYRALAYIDNMFNNQPTVDGKKFGRHLLSFQSSPVGANYHFLRSIFYDQNGASYPAPVIVQEIFDMYQKGLVDKVGNDIRPLFPSDGLSAQMRHFQGTSPSLSFLDLGFGVAGWSNWPHLTDWRSDIGLLTSTTDANALPAFKQSEYSKYVDTMHAHLMTSDRDHAEASHAAYTVKQNLAADATSGTWYSLLSTIGGVRLPRPDAFTLSTVYSALTSFTGTPSQNAQNYIDNIWNPLFEYQQQFRLFHDPNHPPQYPGPFRFDQLYPASVFDLYNPKWGGSDKFVFSARSPISTEIRAEGWNALCWGAKGIFFNTLGSDGIEQMGICDNHMNTDFDGWEYQDDHGQLKKARFVDTYPTAQVCNANTDPNTNDILNTYLLPRQPTNVSKRISYPYRPIHFADDPSADHICDNPTTVLATSDGMLLSPIQWIPSSVPEDKITDYMNKQFTVGSTDVQLMLKSKGTSNGDEQMFHIVAEDGSLIRTDSRNPNTNDTWGGHWKPLYEFTSETHACQGIPLCSSSTVPGHKEWLATFFGNVLKDPSNPNDIEYHDPDGWFDLLTWKPHDVTDAGTQTLTIQPIRHTNDDAPSIDAWIPTYYGYKQKWAGATQLTKDINAISTYLTRFQWQRAFTASDLGSFDELDSKLNQEPKFPIKSIRTNPVLPYAYNIEFTSPQHTSFEYHFVKDDQAPFDDIKKTHLQLALFKDPVIRDPFSFSFILANQRTWPIQFKPNTDPDHDGIWRDFILTQDNTDYPNTETLLGAVDARICSFTINPDAYTNVSPAFRHGDKGISMRLLNLGTKKHTDFFSNIDASTLTTVPVEFAPGQGNLFRLYPVFSFMTTGRGTSAIAYNNAGHLSSSENNTQQPSITYATEDRNGIAVSYPQKDTTDPNIHKMLQLADSQIVVIDSSGLSHTPAVCVYPGGPGVGLVYTLDNAGPSKDSTYVIFRYGPGASPLNYPVSDTLDRYKTFSELKAAPAIVPSKSQGLSFWVSWRHPTMGAKIAIVNSLGQIVAQNSFWAANKFETKFISLASHMQQIDSGVVGIPVDTCYIAFEEGQGISSDIYFVKAFHSDNVNPTQIGTVGMKNISNGMPYCEHHFPCISVTQKRHVYVVWESTPPAVMHDNLDSGLFRRHYTVLRDRPVQGKWSQFTSFFGFESNFYPIPLLDTLSVSPVITAADPIPGPPQAVEGSNSIWQDEVRMAWNSPIDNTIRLAHFGNYGLNTIPKWQIVPMPETSLEPAMAPRTRFNGVLQPLLFRDDLLMDDSNSYAVHLTQYSFPLNNIVDTVKRFQTLIVKPIFCACPSVFVAKTTSVDIRRYLGFSALTLDWHGWDWEDTIRDGNGGLSAGGYRSDGTVFMPFDTLNFSALFRVGSFHQGDTMYAMPCVQSVADTLGFRLVVRKKSTNDLVWTLDSAEYAMGQFHSSVPYSKSEKRTQVVPPVFTNDSVYLSLESYTIGHGFNQAAPNDNLDISHQLVYDTTIFDIPAPLDSTQTSYKKEVPSTKPSLVSIVPMSIDIYPNPYRDFTTVNIFAPLNTSMKVAIFDVLGRVIQTLFDGANDKPMQSFQVGNSGLDDGLYFIRAQAGSQVVTKKLELRR